In Haladaptatus cibarius D43, the sequence ACCCCGACGTTGACCCCGAATTTGGGTCGTACTACGAAACCCTGCTCGACAAACTGGCGCGGGTATACCAAACGGACGACGAGATGGTCGTTTTGGGAGGAGAGGGAATCTTGGGCTTGGAGGCCGCCGTCACCTCGCTGGTCGCACCGGGAGACGACGTGCTCTGTCTGGGCAACGGACTCTACGGCGACGGCTTTTCGGACTTCGTGGAGATGGCTGGCGGAAATCCAGTTTCGCACAGCATCGACTACACCGAGGGATTCGACCCCGAGGAAATCGAGCAATTGGTTGCGGAAAACGAGTTCACCGCCGCGACGATGGTGCACTGCGAGACGCCGACCGGACTACTCAACGATTTCGACGAGATTCTTTCGGCACTGCAAGACGCAGGCGTTCTCACCATCGTTGACGCCGTGTCGTCAATCGGCGGAACCTCGGTTCCGGTCGAAGACATCGACGTGTGTCTCGGCGGGTCACAGAAGTGTTTCAGTTCACCGCCCGGCCTCACCACGATGTCGGTCAGCGATTCTACGTGGGAGAAAGTCGAAAACACGGAACAGGATTCCTTTTACACCAGTCTGGAACCGTGGCACGAGCCGGATTTTTCCTTCCTGCCGTACACCCACCTCGTCTCGAATCTGTACGCGCTAGAGGTCTCCCTCGACCGGATTTTGGAAGAAGGACTGGATTCGGTGTTCGCCCGGCACGAGGAAACGGCGAAACTGTGTCGAAATCGTGGGCGGGAGTTGGGAATCGACCCGTTCCCCGGAACCGAATCGCTCTGTTCCCCGACTGTCACCGCGTTCGAAATCGAAGGGCGGGCGAAAGAAGTTCAGCGACGACTTCACGACGACCACGGGATTCTCGTCGCAACCGGACTGGGCGAGATGGCTGATGACCTGCTCCGGGTGGGTCACATGGGATACAACGCGCAGAAACCTCGCGTCGAAGAGGCGATGAACGCGCTCGAATCGGTTCTGGATTAGTTTCGAAAAGTTAGTCCGCCAGCAGTTCCGCCGTTTCTTCGTCTTCGCTTTCGTCTCCGTCCGTATCTCCTGTGTCGCTTTCTGTCCCCCGAGCGTCCTGCACCCAGAGATCGCCGAACAGGTCGTCCTGTTCGAGCGTGAGAAAACTGCGATGGGCAAGAAACAGCAGTGCGAGATAGGTTTCCACCCGGGAAGGCCCGATGCCGTCGATTTCTGCGTACAGCACTTCGGTTCGCCCTGCCTCGTACTGGGAAATCAGCACTGACTGCACGTCGGCGATGACGGATTCGATGTCCTCGTCGTGGGTCGTGCCGGTCACCTCGGATTCGGTCGGTTCGTCGTCGAACCGCATGTCGTCGCCGGAGTGATAATCGAGGGTCTGTGTTCCTCGCTGGAATCCCTGCGGCGAACCGCTGGTATCGTACGTTCTGGACTCTTTCCACCACGACCCGCGCT encodes:
- a CDS encoding pyridoxal-phosphate-dependent aminotransferase family protein, whose translation is MNDETLTMTPGPTAIPDDVREAMAQPAMNPDVDPEFGSYYETLLDKLARVYQTDDEMVVLGGEGILGLEAAVTSLVAPGDDVLCLGNGLYGDGFSDFVEMAGGNPVSHSIDYTEGFDPEEIEQLVAENEFTAATMVHCETPTGLLNDFDEILSALQDAGVLTIVDAVSSIGGTSVPVEDIDVCLGGSQKCFSSPPGLTTMSVSDSTWEKVENTEQDSFYTSLEPWHEPDFSFLPYTHLVSNLYALEVSLDRILEEGLDSVFARHEETAKLCRNRGRELGIDPFPGTESLCSPTVTAFEIEGRAKEVQRRLHDDHGILVATGLGEMADDLLRVGHMGYNAQKPRVEEAMNALESVLD
- a CDS encoding segregation/condensation protein A, with product MIDGVASESLPDERTADDEEVEPVELLVQLAEDGEIEPWDIDIVDVTDKFLARLDEADLRTSGRALFYASVLLRMKSDALLADDDPEEEELEPWEAPMAMDGAMDDGGFDPVDSLEDEMERRLDRKHARGNPETLDELVRDLRERERGSWWKESRTYDTSGSPQGFQRGTQTLDYHSGDDMRFDDEPTESEVTGTTHDEDIESVIADVQSVLISQYEAGRTEVLYAEIDGIGPSRVETYLALLFLAHRSFLTLEQDDLFGDLWVQDARGTESDTGDTDGDESEDEETAELLAD